The DNA sequence CCGTCTGGTACAGCTTCTCGGCCCTGGGCAGCATGTTCTGCTGCATCATCTCGTTCGCGGCGCGCAGGTATGCGCCGCCGACGGGGTAGCCCTGGCGGTTGTTGGCCCTGGCTGTTTCCACGAGGCCCTTGTACTCCGGGAGGAGTCTGCTGAGGTCCGCGATGGTTTTTGCCGAGGGGGAGCCCGGTTCGGAGTTGGCTGCGGCCGTGACGAGTTTGGCTGCGGCTGTGCGGATGTCCTTTTCGTAGCCCTCGCGCATGGCGGGCTTTTCCTGCAGGCCCGCGAGGTAGCCGCTGGCGGCTGCGGTGTTGGCGTCCGCCAGGGAGCGGTAGATGTCGGCCGCGTCCGAGCTCAGCGGCTGGCTGCGGTTGAGGACGTCGTCGGCTGCCGATGCGCGGTCGGTCATCTGCCAGGCGGCGACTGCGCCGAAGGCGACGACGAGGGCGGCGAGGAGGGCGCCGATGATGCGGAGGCGGCCGGGTTCGGTGGTGGCGGCTGCGCGGAGTTGGTCCAGGCCCTCGGCGAAGGCGGTGCGGCGGGGTGCTGTGGCTGTTGCCGGGGGGATGGGGCGGCCGTTGGCCGTGGGGGGTGCCGGGGGTGCCGGGGGTGTGGACTGGGGTGGCACGGACGGCATGGTGGGTGCGCCGTGTGCCGGGTCGTTGCCCGGTGGTGGTGCCGTGCTGCTCTTCGGCGTCTGTGTCACTGTTGACCTCCCCCGTGGCCATCCGTGCCGCAAGTATCGCTGCCGGGACCGACATCCGCACCGGCCTTCGCTGGATCTTGATCGGATCGCAGCGCGGATCCCGAAATTCCGGCACACCGAAACCGCTGTGCACGAGCCCCCTGCCCATGAATACGCCGGGGGAATCTGTTCGGTTCCAGGTTCGATGCCTGCGGCGGCTGTGCGGGGTGGGTGGGTCGGGGCCGCGCCGGGGGGTGCCCGTGGTGCCGACGGTCCTTCTCGGTGCCGGTCCAGGCAATGTCAGCCCGTCCGGCGTTTGAGGACGAGGCCGTTCAGGCCGATGGGGGTCCAGGGGGCGGAGCCCCCTGGCGGGGTCGAAGGGGCGGAGACCCTGGAGGACGGGAAGGGTAGGGGGCGAGGGACTGGGGCGGAGCCTACGGCTCGAAGTGGTGGCGGAGTCGGACATGTACCTCCGGGAGTGCCCCCACCGCGTCCAGGCCCAGCAGGGCCGCGCCCAGCACCGGGCTCGCCGTGACCACGGTCGGGACGGCCTTGGGGGCACGGGTGGCGAGCAAGTCGTGGATGGTATCGATCAGTTGGGGGTGGCGGGCAGCCAGCACGCCTCCTCCCAGGAGCACCGGAGTCGACTCCTCCAGCAGGTCCAGCCGGGTCAGGGCGACCGTCGCCATGGTGACCACTTCGTCGGCGAGGCGGTCCACGATCTCGTGGGCGATCGGGTCCCCGGCCGCCGCGGTGCTGAAGAGGACCGGGGCCAGCTCGTGGCGGCGGGCGGGGGCGATGTGTTCGAGGTGCAGTGCCTCGATCAGGGCGTACATGGTGGGCAGGCCGAAGTGGGCGGGAAGCGTGTGCGTCAGCGTCGTAGGCGCTCCTCGGCCGTCCTCCGCGCGTGCCGCGTGCCACAGGGCTTCCTCCGCCAGGCCCCAGCCGCCTCCCCAGTCGCCGGAGATGCGGCCCAGTGCCGGGAAGCGGGCGGTACGGCCGTCGGGGCGCATGCCCACGCAGTTGATGCCGGCGCCGCAGACGACGGCAACGCCGCGGGGTTCCGGCACGCCCGCGCGCAGGATCGCGAAGGTGTCGTTGCGGACCTCGACGGTCGTGCCCCACGCGCGCGCGTGCAGGGCTGCGGTCAGTTGTTCCTCCTCGACCGGGAGGTCGGCGTTGGCCAGGCAGGCCGAGACGTGGTCGGCGGACGTCACGCCCGCTGCGGTGAGGGCCTGTTCGACGGCTGTGGCCAGGGTGTCCATCGCCGGCTCCACGCCGACCGTGGGTGGGCGGAAGCCGCCGCCGCGGGCCGTGGCCAGCACGGTTCCGTCGGCGGCCACCACTGCCACGTCGGTCTTGCTGTTGCCCGCGTCTACGGCGAGGACACGTGCGGTCATGCCCACGCGAGATGCTCCCGGTTGTGTGCGATCAGTTGGTCGGTGAGGGCTTCGGCGTACTCGTACTGGCCGATCAGGGGGTGGGAGAGCAGGGCTTTGAAGACTCGGTCGCGGCTGCCGTGCAGCGCTGCTTCGAGGGCCAGATGCTCGTAGGCCGTCACCTGGGCCATCAGACCGGCGTACAGCGGGTCCACGGTCGGTACGGCGAGGGGGGCCGCGCCCTTCGTGCCCACCGCTGCCTGTACTTCGATCACCGCGTCGTCGGGGAGGAAGGGGAGCGTGCCGTTGTTCAGGGTGTTGACCACCTGGTAGGGGCTGCCTGATCCGCCGAGGAGGGCTGCCGCAAGGTCGACGGCTGCCTCGGAGTAGTAGGCGCCGCCCCGCTTGGCGAGCAGTTCCGGCTTCTCGTCCAGGGACGGGTCGGCGTACAGGCCCAGCAACTGGCGTTCCATTTCCGCGACTTCCGCGGCCCTGGACGGCTTGGTGCGCAGCTCCCGTACGACCTCGTCGTGTGCGTAGTAGTAGCGCAGGTAGTACGACGGGACCGCGGTCAGGCGGTTCAGGAGGGGGCGGGGGAGGTGCAGTTCGGCGGCGATCGTGTCGCCGTGGTCGGTCAGGAGTCCCGGCAGGACGTTCTCGCCCTCGGGGCCGCCCAGGCGTACGCCCGTCTCCCAGGTGAGGTGGTTGAGGCCCACGTGGTCCAGGTGGATCTCGGAGGCGGGGACGTCGAGCATGGCCGCGAACTTGCGCTGGAAGCCGATCGCCACGTTGCACAGGCCGACCGCCCGGTGGCCCTCCTGGAGCAGGGCCCGGGTCACGATGCCGACCGGGTTGGTGAAGTCGATGATCCAGGCGGTGGGGTTGGTGCGGCGGACGCGGTCCGCGATGTCGAGGACGACGGGGACCGTGCGCAGGGCCTTCGCCAGGCCGCCGGCGCCCGTTGTCTCCTGGCCGACGCAGCCGCACTCCAGGGGCCAGGTCTCGTCCTGCTCGCGGGCCGCCTGGCCGCCGACACGGAGTTGGAGGAGGACTGCGTCGGCGCCGTCCACCGCCGCGTCGAGGTCTGTCGTGGTGGTGATCTTTCCGTTGTGGGCCTGGCGCGTGAAGATGCGGCGGGCCAGGCCGCCTACGAGTTCCAGGCGGTCCTTCGCCGGGTCCATCAGGACCAGTTCCTCGATCGGGAGGGTGTCCCGGAGGCGGGCGAAGCCGTCGATGAGTTCGGGCGTGTAGGTCGAGCCTCCGCCGACCACGGTGAGTTTCACTGCGAGATGCCTCGCTTCAGGGTGTGGGTGACGGTGATCGGCCGGGGGTCCGGGGGTTGTCCGCCGGGGAGATGCTGCATGTGTGGTTCAACCCTTTACGCCGGTGAGCGTGACGCCCTCGACGAACGCCTTCTGCGCGAAGAAGAACACGAGGATCACGGGGGCCATGACCAGCACGGTCGCGGCCATGGTCAGGTTCCAGTCGGTGTGGTGGGCGCCCTTGAACGACTCCAGGCCGTAGGAGAGCGTCCAGGCGCCAGGGTTCTCGGACGCGTAGATCTGGGGCCCGAAGTAGTCGTTCCACGCGTAGAAGAACTGGAAGAGGGCCACGGCGGCTATGCCCGGCTTCGCCATGGGGAGGACGACCCGAAGGAGCGTGCGCAGTTCGCCGCAGCCGTCCACCCTGGCCGCGTCCAGGTACTCGTTCGGGATCGTCATCAGGAACTGACGCAGGAGGAAGATCGAGAACGCGTCGCCGAACGCCATCGGGATGATCAGCGGCCAGAGGGTCCCCGAGAGGTCCAGCTGCTTCGCCCAGAACAGGTACATCGGGATGATGATCACCTGGGGCGGCAGCATCATCATCGAGATGACCAGCATCAGGGACAGATTCCGGCCCCGGAAGCGGAACTTGGCGAGCGCGTACGCCACCGGGATCGACGAGACGACGGTGAGGAGCGTGCCCAGGCCCGCGTAGAGCAGAGTGTTCTTCCACCAGGTCAGGAAGCCGGGGGTGTCGAAGACCTTGGTGTAGTTGCTCCACTCCCAGGTGTCCGGGATCAGGTCGCGGGTGAGCGTCTGCTGGTCGCTCATCAGCGAGGTCAGGGCGACGAACACGAAGGGCAGGGTGAAGAAGAGCGCGGCGGCGATGCCGAGGGAGTGGATCGCTATCCATTCCAGGAGTGCCCGGCGGCGAGCCGTGCGCTCGGCGGTGGTCGGGGCCTCCAACTGCACCGGTTTGTCCAGTACTTGGGTCATGGTCAGTCACCTGCCTGGATCAGTCCGCCCCGGCGCCGCATCAGCAGCGCGGTGAAGGCCATGGCGAGGGCGAACAGCACGAGGGCGACCACGCAGGCAGAGCCGTAGTCGAAGCGCTGGAAGCCGAGGTTGTAGACGAGCTGGGGGAGCGTCAGGGTCGACTTGTCGGGGTAGCCCGGTTCGAACTGCTGGCCGGAGCCGCCGATGATGCCGGAGGCGACCTTCCCGGCGACCAGCGGCTGCGTGTAGTACTGCATTGTCTGGATGACGCCCGTGACCACGGCGAACATCACGATCGGCGAGATGTTCGGCAGGGTGACGTAGCGGAACCGCTGCCAGGCGGATGTGCCGTCCAGCTCCGCCGCCTCGTACTGCTCCTTCGGTACGTCGAGCAGCGCGGCCATGAAGATGACCATGAGGTCGCCCACGCCCCACAGCGCGAGCGCGGTGAGGGCCGGCTTGGACCAGGCGGGGTCGGTGAACCAGCCGGGGGTCGGCAGGCCCAGGCCGTCGAGGACCGAGTTGACCGGGCCGGTGCCGGGGTTGAGGAGGAAGACGAAGGCCAGGGTCGCGGCGACCGGCGGGGCGAGGTACGGCAGGTAGAAGAGGGTGCGGAAGACGCCCGCGCCGGTCTTGATCTTCGTGATGAGCAGACCGATGCCGAGGCCGAACACCACCCGGCAGGTCACCATTACCAGCACCAGCCAGAGCGTGTTGCGCAGCGCCGGCCAGAACATCGGGTAGTCGTTGAAGACGTAGGCCCAGTTGCCCAGGCCGCGGAAGACCGGTGTGCCGAAGCCGTCGTACTTCATGAAGGAGAAGTACACGGTGGACACCAGCGGGTAGGCGAAGAAGACGCCGAAACCTATGAGCCACGGTGACAGGAAGGCCACCGTTCGAAGCGCCGACCTGCGGCGCTTCGCGCGGAGAGTGTGCGTGGACATCGACGGCGCTACTTCGCCTGCTCGATGTCGGTGTCGATCTGCTCGGCGGTCTTCTCCAGACCGGCCTTCAGGTCCTTCACCTTGCCGGACTCGTACTGGTAGCCGAAGTCCTGAAGGGTCGTCTGGTACGTCGAGCCGTTGACGGAGGCCGGCGGGGTGTTCGAGTGCTCGTTCTGGGCGATGTCCAGGAACGTCTTGAAGCCGGGGTCGACCTTCAGGTCGGGCGACTTCAGGGCCGCGAACGTGGAGGGCACGTTGTGGATGGCGTTGGCGAAGGAGACGACGGCCTCGGTGTCGGTCGTCAGGTACTTCACCAGCTCCCAGGCCGCGTTCTGCTTCTTGCTCTGCGGGGCGATGCCGATGATGGTGCCGGAGAGGAAGCCCTTGCCGTACTCGTCGGCCTCGTCGTCGGCGACGGGCATCGGGGCGGTGCCGACCTCGAAGTCGACGCCGGCCTGCTGGGTCATGCCCAGGCGCCACTCGCCGTCGAGCTGCATGGCCACCTGGCCGGTCTGGAACGGGTGCTTGGCGCCCCACTCGTCACCGAAGGTGTTGCGGTACTTCTCCAGCTTCGCGAAGCCGCCGAGGTCGTCGATGAGCTTCTTCTGGTACGTGAACATCTCGGCGAACGCCGGGTCCTTGGCGATGTTGGACTTGCCGTCCTTGTCGAAGTAGGTGTGGTCCCACTGGGACATGTAGTGGTCCACGACCGTCTCGTAGCCGTGGTAGGTCGGCATGAAGCCGAGCTGCTCGTAGCTGTCGCCCTTGGCCTTGGTCAGCTTCTTGGCGACCGTCGCGAACTCCGACCAGGTCTTCGGCGGGGACTTGATGCCCGCCTTCTCGAAGGCGTCCTTGTTGTAGTAGAGGCCGTAGGCGTCGCCCAGCAGGGGCAGTGCGCAGCGGGTGCCCTCGAACTGGGTGTAGTCGAGCATCGGCTTCGGGATGAGCTTGTCGAGGTCGAGCTTCGACTTCTCGATGAAGGGCTTCAGGTCGAGGAAGGCGCCCGAGGAGCAGAACTTGCCGATGTTGGAGGTCGTGAACGACGACACCACGTCGGGGCCGCTGGAACCGCCCGCGCGCAGGGCCTGGTTGAGCTTGTCGTCGTTGATGTTGCCGACGATCTTCACCGTGATGTTCGGGTGGGCCTTCTCGAAGCGGTCGACGTTCTCCTGGATCGCCTTGGCCTCGGCGGGCGCGCTCCAGCCGTGCCAGAAGGTGATCGTCGTCTTCGCGTTGGGGTCGTCGGTGGCGGCGGACTCCGACTGGCCGGTACAGGCCGTGGCGAGGAGGGCCAGGGAGGCGGTGACGGCGAGGGCGGCGGCTGCCTTGCGGGTGGGTGAGGGTATGACGTTCCAGGACTTTCCGGGCATGGCGAGGTCTCCCAAGGGCGGGAACGGGGTGGGTGAGGGAAGGCGGGGGGTGGGTCAGGAGGTGCGGAGGAGGAGGTGCGGAGGAGGAGTGGGCCGGGGGAGCGGGGCCGTCAGCGGGCGGTGTCGAAGACCTCGTCGCGGGTGGTCGCGAGCGCGCTCTCCAACGCGCCTCGCAGCACCGGGTGTTCACGTACGTCGCCGACGACCAGCTTGGGACGGGCCGCGGCCAGTTCCTCCAGCTCGGACTGGACCAGGGCGCGCAGCACCTCCCCGCCGGAGGTGAGGGAGGCGCCGCTGAGGACGATGAGTTCGGGGTCGAGGACGGAGACCAGGGAGGCGAGCCCGGTGGCCAGCCGGGTCGCGTAGGTCTGGAGGAGCAGCCGGTGCAGGACGGTGTCCTCGGTGGCGGCTCGTTCGACGAGGGTGGCGGCGGCCTCTGCGTACGGCGTCGACGGGATGCTGCTGATGCCGAGTTCGCGGGCCAGCCGGGGGATCGCCTGCGAACCGGCCAGCTCCTGGTAGCCGCCACTGTTGGCTTTGGCGACCTGCCGGACCAGGGGTGTGCCGGGAACCGGCAGGAAACCCACCTCGCCCGCGCCGCCGGTCCAGCCGCGGTGCAGCCGGCCGCCGAGGATCAGAGCGGCGCCCAGGCCCCCCTCGTTCCACAGCAGCACGAAGTCCTCGTGGCCGCGGGCCGCGCCGAGCCGCTGCTCGGCCACCGCCGCGAGGTTGACGTCGTTCTCGTACTCGACCGGCATCGGCAGGGCCGCGGCGAGTTCGTCCAGGAGCGCGGGGGTGTGCCAGCCGGGGAGGTGGGAGGCGTAGCGCAGCCGGCCCGTGTTGGGGTCGAAGGCGCCGGGGGTGCCGATGACGAGCCGGTGGACGTCGTCGCGGGCGAGGCCCGCCGCCTTCACCGCGCCGTCCAGGGCGTCGGTGACCTGCCGGACGACGGGCTGGGCCGGGCGCCTGCCGGGGGTGGGCAGTTCGTACGACCCGACCGTGCGGCCCGTGACGTCGGCGACGGCGGCGAGGATGCGTTCGGGGGTGACATCGAGCCCCGCGGCGTACGCGGCGGCCGGGTTGACCTCGTACAGCTGGGCGCCCGGGCCGGGGCGGCCCTCTGTGGTGCCGGTCGCCAGGACGAGGCCGGCGGCCTCCAGGCGGGCCAGCAGCTGGGAGGCGGTCGGCTTGGACAGGCCGGTGAGCTTGCCGATCCGCGTGCGGGACAGCGGCCCGTGCTCCAGGAGGAGGTCCAGGGCGGCACGGTCGTTCATGGCGCGCAGGACGCGCGGAGTGCCCGGCGTACCGGCGGTTCCTGCCATGGGGGTCGACACCTGCCTTTCGGCTGACCAGCTTCTCAGCGATCTACGAGGGAAGTCCATCCAGGATCACTGTTAGGAAAGTTTCCTATCTGCTGCCGAGGAAAGTAAGCCCGGCAGGAAGGCGGCGTCAAGAGAGCTGGTCCGGCAGGCAACCGAGTCGTTACTTGAGGGCGCTGCGGTCGGCCGCCGGCTCGTGCCGCGGGAGCTGGAGCGGCGTCGCCAGCAGCAGGACCCCGGCGAGGGCGATCGCCGCGCGCGTGCCGGTCAGCGCGGCCAGCAGGCCCCACAGTGCCGTCGCGGCCGCGGTCGCCGTCTTGCCGGTGATCGACCATGCCGTCAGGGTGCGGGTGGTGCGGTCCTGCGGGGTCCGGTCGAGGCGGGTGGTGGCGAGCACCGGGTTGAAGACGCCGATGCAGGTGATCAGGCCGAACTCGACGGCCATGACGAGGAGGAGGCCCGGCGTGCCCGGCCTGATGAAGGCCAGGCCCACGGGCCAGATCGCGCGCAGGGTGCCCGCGGTCAGGAGCACCCGCCGCCGGCCGTGCCGGGCGACCAGGCGCCGGGACAGGCGTGAGCCCAGCAGGCCGCCCAGACACGGCACGGCGAAGGCGAGGCCGTACTGCCAAGGGGGAAAGCCGAGTTGACCGAGCATCAGGACGGCGAGCAGCGGCGCCGGCGCCATGATCAGGGCGTTGACCAGGACCGTGTTGAGGAACAGCGGGCGCAGGGTGGGGTGCCCGAGGATGTGCCGCCAGCCGGCCTGGAGGTCGCTCATCCGCAGCCCTGAGGGGGTGCCCGGGGGCGGCTGGGGCCGTCCCGCCGGCTGTCTGTCGCTCTGTTGCCTTTCCTTACCGCCGATCGCCCGGATTCCCAGTGCCGAGAGCAGATAGCTGACCGCGTCCACCAGTACCGTCGTCATCGGGCCGAACACACCGACCGCGACCCCGCCGAGCGGGGGGCCGAGTGCGGTGGTCGTCCAGGTCGTGGCCTCGAAGCGGCCGTTCGCCACGAGCAGGTCCTCCGGCGGCACCAGGGACTTCAGATACGCGCCGCTCGCCGCGCCGAACGTGATGTCCGCCGCGGCGACCACCACCGACACCCCCAGCAACTGGCCGAGCCCCAGCCCGTCGAGCGCGAACGCGGCGGGGATGCTCAGCAGCGCAGCGCATCGGATCAGGTCCGCCGCAATCATCACCGGCCGCTTCCGCCGGAACTCCACCCACGCCCCGAGCGGCACCGCCACCACCGCCCCCACCGCGAGGCCCGACGCCGCCAGCAGCGCGACCTCGGTCGCCCCGGCGTGCAGTACGACGACCGCGATCAACGCGAAGGCGTCGAAGGCCAACCGTGTCCCGAACGCGCTGACCGCGTACGCCGCCCACAGCCACCCGAAGCGCCGCCCCAACGACCGCCCGCCCGCCATGCCCAGCCCTCCGTCGACGGAGGCCATCAAAGCGAGCGGCGATCGCGCGGATCAAACAACCGGCGGCCCGCGCGGTCACAACCAAGCGTTGTGCACCTGCGCACACGCCGTGGACCTCGATGCCCTGCGCATCGCGAAGGGGGCACCCGGCAGCTGCGGGCGCCCCCTTCGTCGTATGGCCGTCGGCTACTTCGTCACGCTGGGCGGCGCGAGCGGGGTCGCTGCCACGGACTGTGGCGAGGTGGTGCTGGCGTAGGCCGAGGGGGCCGCCATGCCCGCCGTCGGGTCCGCCGTGGGCTCCGCGTCCAGCGCGAGGGGGGCGCGGCCGACGATCGGGATGTCGGCGGCGTCGAAGGCGAGCTTGATGCGCCAGCGCAGTTCGCGTTCGACGGTCAGGGACTTGCCCGGCATCGTCTTCGCCGAGACGCGTACGACCATCGAGTCCAGCAGCACGCTGTCCAGGCCGAGGACCTCGATCGGGCCCCAGAGGAGCTCGTTCCAGGGCTCTTCCTTGCTCATGCGCTCGGCGACGTCGCCGATGGTGCTCCTGACCTTGTCCAGGTCCTCGGAGGAGCGGACGGTGACGTCGACGCCGGCCGTCGACCAGCCCTGGGACAGGTTGCCGATGCGCTTGACCTCGCCGTTGCGGACGTACCAGATCTCGCCGTTGTCGCCGCGCAGCTTGGTCACGCGCAGGCCGACCTCGATGACCTCGCCGGAGGCGACGCCCGCGTCGATCGTGTCGCCGACGCCGTACTGGTCCTCCAGGATCATGAAGACGCCGGAGAGGAAGTCCGTGACCAGGTTGCGCGCACCGAAACCGATCGCGACGCCCGCGACACCGGCGGAGGCCAGCAGCGGGGCGAGGTTGATCTCGAAGGCGGACAGGACCATCAGGGCGGCCGTGCCCATGATCACGAAGCTGGCCACCGAACGCAGCACCGAGCCGATCGCCTGCGAGCGCTGACGGCGGCGCTCGACATTGACGAGCAGACCGCCGAAGGCCGTGCCGTCCACCGCCTGGGCGGTGCGGTTCATCCGGTCGATGAACTTGGTGATCGCCCGCCGGATCACCACTCTCAGCACCGCCGCGATGGCCAGGATCAGCAGGACCCTCAGGCCTATCGCGAGCCACGTCGACCAGTTCTGCTCGACCCAGGTCGCGGCCTGGGTCGCACTCTCGTGAGCGTCCTTGATCGTGGGAACCGCCGGGGTGGTCGTCCCCGAGGGGGTCGGCGACGGCGTAGGGCCGGCGGCCAGTAGGACGGCGGACAGGGACACGGCAGGTACCTCCAGTGCAGCGGCCCGCCCCGTCGGTAGCTGGTCAAGGTCACGAAAGGGTCACCGGCGGGGCAGGCTCACCACACTAACGGGGCATCGTGTGTGGATCGTCGCCATGTTCGAGGGAGGAATCGTGCCCACGTGGGGATGAACTGGTGGGATGAACCGTTCATCGCCCAGGGGATGAATCAGATGTGGTCGAAAACACTCTCAGCCCGTTACCGGGACATGGTGGCGCTTTCACCAGGCGAGAGGGGAGACTGACTACAGATCGTCCCGGCGCGAGCCACGCGCCGCCGACGCCCAAGGAGGCATCCGTGCCGCATGTCCTGGTCCTCAACGCGTCGTACGAGCCTCTCGGCGTCGTACCGCTCCGCCGCGCGCTCGTCCTCGTCCTCGAGAACAAGGCCG is a window from the Streptomyces sp. NBC_00299 genome containing:
- a CDS encoding 6-phospho-beta-glucosidase: MKLTVVGGGSTYTPELIDGFARLRDTLPIEELVLMDPAKDRLELVGGLARRIFTRQAHNGKITTTTDLDAAVDGADAVLLQLRVGGQAAREQDETWPLECGCVGQETTGAGGLAKALRTVPVVLDIADRVRRTNPTAWIIDFTNPVGIVTRALLQEGHRAVGLCNVAIGFQRKFAAMLDVPASEIHLDHVGLNHLTWETGVRLGGPEGENVLPGLLTDHGDTIAAELHLPRPLLNRLTAVPSYYLRYYYAHDEVVRELRTKPSRAAEVAEMERQLLGLYADPSLDEKPELLAKRGGAYYSEAAVDLAAALLGGSGSPYQVVNTLNNGTLPFLPDDAVIEVQAAVGTKGAAPLAVPTVDPLYAGLMAQVTAYEHLALEAALHGSRDRVFKALLSHPLIGQYEYAEALTDQLIAHNREHLAWA
- a CDS encoding ROK family transcriptional regulator; translation: MAGTAGTPGTPRVLRAMNDRAALDLLLEHGPLSRTRIGKLTGLSKPTASQLLARLEAAGLVLATGTTEGRPGPGAQLYEVNPAAAYAAGLDVTPERILAAVADVTGRTVGSYELPTPGRRPAQPVVRQVTDALDGAVKAAGLARDDVHRLVIGTPGAFDPNTGRLRYASHLPGWHTPALLDELAAALPMPVEYENDVNLAAVAEQRLGAARGHEDFVLLWNEGGLGAALILGGRLHRGWTGGAGEVGFLPVPGTPLVRQVAKANSGGYQELAGSQAIPRLARELGISSIPSTPYAEAAATLVERAATEDTVLHRLLLQTYATRLATGLASLVSVLDPELIVLSGASLTSGGEVLRALVQSELEELAAARPKLVVGDVREHPVLRGALESALATTRDEVFDTAR
- a CDS encoding carbohydrate ABC transporter permease; this translates as MTQVLDKPVQLEAPTTAERTARRRALLEWIAIHSLGIAAALFFTLPFVFVALTSLMSDQQTLTRDLIPDTWEWSNYTKVFDTPGFLTWWKNTLLYAGLGTLLTVVSSIPVAYALAKFRFRGRNLSLMLVISMMMLPPQVIIIPMYLFWAKQLDLSGTLWPLIIPMAFGDAFSIFLLRQFLMTIPNEYLDAARVDGCGELRTLLRVVLPMAKPGIAAVALFQFFYAWNDYFGPQIYASENPGAWTLSYGLESFKGAHHTDWNLTMAATVLVMAPVILVFFFAQKAFVEGVTLTGVKG
- a CDS encoding mechanosensitive ion channel family protein, which gives rise to MSLSAVLLAAGPTPSPTPSGTTTPAVPTIKDAHESATQAATWVEQNWSTWLAIGLRVLLILAIAAVLRVVIRRAITKFIDRMNRTAQAVDGTAFGGLLVNVERRRQRSQAIGSVLRSVASFVIMGTAALMVLSAFEINLAPLLASAGVAGVAIGFGARNLVTDFLSGVFMILEDQYGVGDTIDAGVASGEVIEVGLRVTKLRGDNGEIWYVRNGEVKRIGNLSQGWSTAGVDVTVRSSEDLDKVRSTIGDVAERMSKEEPWNELLWGPIEVLGLDSVLLDSMVVRVSAKTMPGKSLTVERELRWRIKLAFDAADIPIVGRAPLALDAEPTADPTAGMAAPSAYASTTSPQSVAATPLAPPSVTK
- a CDS encoding carbohydrate ABC transporter permease encodes the protein MSTHTLRAKRRRSALRTVAFLSPWLIGFGVFFAYPLVSTVYFSFMKYDGFGTPVFRGLGNWAYVFNDYPMFWPALRNTLWLVLVMVTCRVVFGLGIGLLITKIKTGAGVFRTLFYLPYLAPPVAATLAFVFLLNPGTGPVNSVLDGLGLPTPGWFTDPAWSKPALTALALWGVGDLMVIFMAALLDVPKEQYEAAELDGTSAWQRFRYVTLPNISPIVMFAVVTGVIQTMQYYTQPLVAGKVASGIIGGSGQQFEPGYPDKSTLTLPQLVYNLGFQRFDYGSACVVALVLFALAMAFTALLMRRRGGLIQAGD
- a CDS encoding MFS transporter, which translates into the protein MAGGRSLGRRFGWLWAAYAVSAFGTRLAFDAFALIAVVVLHAGATEVALLAASGLAVGAVVAVPLGAWVEFRRKRPVMIAADLIRCAALLSIPAAFALDGLGLGQLLGVSVVVAAADITFGAASGAYLKSLVPPEDLLVANGRFEATTWTTTALGPPLGGVAVGVFGPMTTVLVDAVSYLLSALGIRAIGGKERQQSDRQPAGRPQPPPGTPSGLRMSDLQAGWRHILGHPTLRPLFLNTVLVNALIMAPAPLLAVLMLGQLGFPPWQYGLAFAVPCLGGLLGSRLSRRLVARHGRRRVLLTAGTLRAIWPVGLAFIRPGTPGLLLVMAVEFGLITCIGVFNPVLATTRLDRTPQDRTTRTLTAWSITGKTATAAATALWGLLAALTGTRAAIALAGVLLLATPLQLPRHEPAADRSALK
- a CDS encoding ABC transporter substrate-binding protein, with product MPSPTRKAAAALAVTASLALLATACTGQSESAATDDPNAKTTITFWHGWSAPAEAKAIQENVDRFEKAHPNITVKIVGNINDDKLNQALRAGGSSGPDVVSSFTTSNIGKFCSSGAFLDLKPFIEKSKLDLDKLIPKPMLDYTQFEGTRCALPLLGDAYGLYYNKDAFEKAGIKSPPKTWSEFATVAKKLTKAKGDSYEQLGFMPTYHGYETVVDHYMSQWDHTYFDKDGKSNIAKDPAFAEMFTYQKKLIDDLGGFAKLEKYRNTFGDEWGAKHPFQTGQVAMQLDGEWRLGMTQQAGVDFEVGTAPMPVADDEADEYGKGFLSGTIIGIAPQSKKQNAAWELVKYLTTDTEAVVSFANAIHNVPSTFAALKSPDLKVDPGFKTFLDIAQNEHSNTPPASVNGSTYQTTLQDFGYQYESGKVKDLKAGLEKTAEQIDTDIEQAK
- a CDS encoding N-acetylglucosamine kinase, with protein sequence MGMTARVLAVDAGNSKTDVAVVAADGTVLATARGGGFRPPTVGVEPAMDTLATAVEQALTAAGVTSADHVSACLANADLPVEEEQLTAALHARAWGTTVEVRNDTFAILRAGVPEPRGVAVVCGAGINCVGMRPDGRTARFPALGRISGDWGGGWGLAEEALWHAARAEDGRGAPTTLTHTLPAHFGLPTMYALIEALHLEHIAPARRHELAPVLFSTAAAGDPIAHEIVDRLADEVVTMATVALTRLDLLEESTPVLLGGGVLAARHPQLIDTIHDLLATRAPKAVPTVVTASPVLGAALLGLDAVGALPEVHVRLRHHFEP